A single Bufo bufo chromosome 6, aBufBuf1.1, whole genome shotgun sequence DNA region contains:
- the CCDC43 gene encoding coiled-coil domain-containing protein 43 isoform X2: MRRSEASCLPSCTHLYSWRLFRQYWLFMYQEEDSIEEVCLEIVTKWCDAEKATRAQTKAEDEVEALTSMIEKQAQIVVKPKEVSEEEQRRKAALLAQYANVTDDEDAAEEEDIAAAAQTNDKSLFKNTNLEDLVNARKHERDAMREASHKKKDQDKQQREKDKQAKQDRKEKEKKRTQKGERKR; this comes from the exons CACTCACCTCTACAGCTGGAGACTATTCAGACAATATTGGCTTTTCATGTACCAGGAAGAAGACTCCATAGAAGAGGTCTGTCTAGAGATAGTCACCAAATGGTGTGATGCTGAGAAGGCGACCAGAGCCCAGACTAAAGCAGAAG ACGAGGTGGAAGCGCTCACCAGCATGATAGAAAAGCAAGCACAAATCGTGGTAAAGCCCAAAGAAGTGTCAGAAGAAGAGCAGCGCAGAAAGGCTGCCCTCCTGGCACAGTATGCCAATGTTACCGATGATGAAGA TGCAGCTGAAGAGGAGGACATTGCTGCTGCCGCCCAGACCAATGATAAAT CACTTTTCAAGAACACCAATCTGGAAGACCTTGTGAATGCCAGGAAACATGAACGAGATGCAATGCGGGAGGCATCGCATAAGAAGAAAGATCAGGACAAGCAACAACGGGAAAAGGACAAACAAGCCAAGCAGGACCGaaaagagaaggaaaaaaaacgCACACAAAAGGGAGAGCGCAAACGATAA